In a genomic window of Streptomyces sp. NBC_01231:
- a CDS encoding carbohydrate ABC transporter permease has translation MTSSMTAATGTETRTGRAAPTGTRTLTRRWAAPVVLALFMAAVLVPFASLLLASLQPAGAPLTGFALPDGLHFENFSRAWSAAGFGTLLRSSVVIAVCVVPPAVFCATLAGYALATLEVPGRGRLYAYLLLGLSIPTEGTVIPLYYDLRAAGLTNTVPGLALAEIGAFMPFGVFWMRAHFATMPRSLIEAARLDGASSWATLWRILLPSSRPAVTTLGVLYFVWSWNQFLLPLILIQDPARRTAPAGLGFFTGQFGVDVPLLAAATLIVIAPVVLVYLFFQRHFISGVLSGALKG, from the coding sequence GTGACCTCGTCCATGACAGCGGCCACCGGCACCGAAACGCGCACCGGCCGGGCGGCGCCCACCGGCACGAGAACGCTCACCAGGCGATGGGCGGCACCCGTCGTGCTCGCGCTGTTCATGGCCGCCGTGCTCGTGCCGTTCGCCTCCCTGCTGCTGGCCTCGCTCCAGCCCGCGGGCGCCCCGCTGACCGGCTTCGCCCTGCCGGACGGGCTGCACTTCGAGAACTTCTCCCGCGCCTGGTCCGCGGCGGGCTTCGGCACGCTGCTGCGGTCGAGCGTGGTGATCGCGGTGTGCGTGGTGCCGCCCGCGGTCTTCTGCGCGACCCTGGCCGGGTACGCGCTGGCGACCCTCGAAGTCCCCGGCCGCGGACGGCTCTACGCGTATCTGCTGCTCGGCCTGTCCATCCCCACCGAGGGCACCGTCATCCCGCTCTACTACGACCTGCGCGCCGCAGGACTGACGAACACGGTGCCGGGCCTCGCCCTCGCGGAGATCGGCGCGTTCATGCCGTTCGGGGTCTTCTGGATGCGCGCCCACTTCGCGACCATGCCGCGCAGCCTCATCGAAGCGGCACGATTGGACGGCGCCTCGTCGTGGGCGACGCTCTGGCGGATCCTGCTGCCCAGCTCCCGCCCCGCGGTGACCACGCTGGGCGTCCTGTACTTCGTGTGGAGCTGGAACCAGTTCCTGCTCCCGCTCATCCTGATCCAGGACCCGGCCCGCCGTACGGCCCCCGCCGGACTGGGCTTCTTCACCGGGCAGTTCGGCGTCGACGTACCGCTGCTCGCCGCGGCCACCCTGATCGTGATCGCCCCGGTGGTGCTCGTCTACCTGTTCTTCCAGCGGCACTTCATCAGTGGCGTGCTCAGCGGCGCCCTCAAGGGCTGA
- a CDS encoding sugar ABC transporter permease, with amino-acid sequence MRRYPRTARSGRRRRQAVALLYLLPALLPYTLFAVLPLLHTAYLSLFDWDGVTLPSFVGLDNYRRIADDPQLRDAAWHAGALILFFSVLPIGVGLVSAAVVSRRAGRRGTGLVRTVLFLPQVIPLVAVGILWRWVYAEDGVLNQALRAIGLGTLADAWLGSFTWALPAVGLIGTWVVSGLCMVLFLSGTQRIDQEIYEAARMDGAGPVREFTAITVPLLRPEFAVALSITVIAALSSFDLIYITTGGGPGNSTVVPGILIYRLAFGGGAVGVASALAIALTAVISLAVLVINRLSREAP; translated from the coding sequence GTGCGCCGGTACCCCCGCACGGCACGGTCCGGGCGCCGGCGCAGGCAGGCCGTGGCGTTGCTGTACCTGCTGCCGGCTCTGCTGCCGTACACGCTCTTCGCCGTACTGCCGCTGCTGCACACCGCCTACCTCTCGCTGTTCGACTGGGACGGCGTGACCCTCCCGTCCTTCGTCGGCCTCGACAACTACCGCCGTATCGCCGACGATCCGCAGCTGCGCGACGCCGCCTGGCACGCGGGCGCGCTGATCCTGTTCTTCTCCGTCCTGCCGATCGGTGTGGGGCTGGTCTCGGCGGCCGTCGTGTCCCGGCGCGCCGGGCGCCGCGGCACCGGCCTGGTCCGGACGGTGCTGTTCCTGCCCCAGGTCATCCCGCTGGTCGCGGTCGGCATCCTGTGGCGCTGGGTGTACGCCGAGGACGGCGTCCTCAACCAGGCACTGCGGGCGATCGGCCTGGGCACACTCGCCGACGCCTGGCTCGGCAGCTTCACCTGGGCCCTGCCGGCCGTCGGACTGATCGGGACCTGGGTCGTCTCGGGCCTGTGCATGGTGCTGTTCCTGTCCGGGACCCAGCGCATCGACCAGGAGATCTACGAGGCGGCCCGGATGGACGGGGCGGGCCCGGTACGCGAGTTCACGGCGATCACCGTCCCGCTGCTGCGACCGGAGTTCGCGGTGGCGCTGTCCATCACCGTCATCGCCGCCCTGTCCAGCTTCGACCTCATCTACATCACCACCGGGGGAGGCCCGGGCAACAGCACCGTCGTGCCCGGCATCCTCATCTACCGCCTGGCCTTCGGGGGCGGCGCGGTCGGTGTGGCAAGCGCCCTGGCGATCGCGTTGACGGCGGTCATCTCGCTCGCCGTCCTGGTGATCAACCGGCTGTCCAGGGAGGCACCGTGA
- a CDS encoding Gfo/Idh/MocA family oxidoreductase encodes MAELEVALIGAGGIARAHLPAWVALGARIRVYAPDSRAPALAREFGATCAGSLREAIAGAHVVDVCTPTDTHREITLAAVAAGAHVLCEKPLALSAADAGDMADAAEAAGVRLYPGHVVRFFPAYARLRDLVAGGGLGRVAVARFTRTGRYPTWSGWFADPARSGGILTDQMIHDMDIARWLFGDVVRVHASQQGQLTTPAPEGAVATGTAVLTHAGGTLTQVVGVWGPPATPFRTTFHVSGTGGTVQHDSQAHLDLRITGRATGGPAAGIPDGDFGESPYLTQIREFAEAFTGGPEPRVSGRDGVAAVRIAEAAAESARTGRAVELGPHPTTAPTEGTDQ; translated from the coding sequence ATGGCAGAACTCGAAGTCGCGCTGATCGGCGCGGGCGGCATCGCCCGCGCTCATCTGCCCGCGTGGGTCGCCCTGGGCGCGCGGATACGTGTCTACGCGCCCGACAGCCGCGCCCCCGCCCTGGCCCGCGAGTTCGGCGCGACCTGCGCGGGCTCCCTGCGCGAGGCGATCGCCGGGGCCCACGTGGTGGACGTGTGCACGCCGACCGACACCCACCGGGAGATCACTCTGGCCGCCGTCGCGGCCGGTGCCCACGTCCTGTGCGAGAAGCCGCTGGCGCTCAGCGCGGCCGACGCCGGGGACATGGCCGACGCGGCGGAAGCGGCGGGGGTGCGGCTGTACCCGGGCCATGTCGTGCGCTTCTTCCCCGCCTACGCCCGGCTCCGCGACCTCGTCGCCGGCGGCGGCCTCGGCCGGGTGGCGGTCGCCCGGTTCACCCGCACCGGCCGCTATCCCACCTGGAGCGGCTGGTTCGCCGACCCGGCACGGTCCGGCGGGATTCTGACCGACCAGATGATCCACGACATGGACATCGCCCGCTGGCTCTTCGGCGACGTCGTGCGGGTCCACGCCAGCCAGCAGGGGCAGCTCACCACCCCGGCCCCGGAAGGGGCGGTCGCCACCGGTACCGCCGTACTCACCCACGCGGGAGGCACCCTCACGCAGGTCGTAGGGGTGTGGGGGCCACCGGCGACACCGTTCCGCACGACGTTCCATGTGTCGGGCACTGGAGGAACCGTCCAGCACGACTCGCAGGCCCACCTCGATCTGCGGATCACCGGTCGCGCGACCGGCGGCCCGGCGGCCGGCATACCCGACGGGGACTTCGGCGAGTCGCCCTACCTCACCCAGATCCGCGAGTTCGCCGAGGCGTTCACGGGTGGTCCGGAACCCCGGGTGAGCGGCCGGGACGGCGTGGCCGCCGTACGCATCGCCGAAGCGGCGGCGGAGTCCGCCCGCACCGGGCGCGCCGTGGAACTCGGCCCGCACCCAACGACCGCACCCACGGAGGGAACCGACCAGTGA
- a CDS encoding Gfo/Idh/MocA family oxidoreductase encodes MRVAVLSFAHVHAATYIRLLRDRDGIELITADPDAPPDDPTRGPALAERLGVAYADSWDEVFALRPDAVIVTSENARHRHLVERAAASGAHVLCEKPLATTEADARAMIDACAHAGVALMTAYPVRFSPAFTALRRALADGSLGGLVSVHGANNGSNPARSHPWFADPELSGGGALADHTVHIADLVDALLDGEQAAEVYAQANRILDDGGPTPDVETAGLVTIRYPGGLVTAVDASWSHPPDHPTWGGLAMTCVAEKAIVEFDAFPPLLGGFDSTTGRDRWEAGGADLDAAMLDEFLDAVRTGRRPSPDGESGLRTLRIVLAAYESLRTGRPVTLPTR; translated from the coding sequence GTGAGAGTCGCCGTACTGTCCTTCGCCCATGTGCACGCGGCGACCTACATCAGGCTGCTGCGAGACCGCGACGGCATAGAACTGATCACCGCCGACCCCGACGCCCCGCCCGACGACCCCACCCGCGGCCCGGCCCTCGCCGAACGACTCGGTGTCGCCTACGCCGACAGCTGGGACGAGGTGTTCGCGCTGAGACCCGACGCCGTGATCGTCACCAGCGAGAACGCCCGCCACCGGCACCTGGTCGAACGGGCCGCCGCGAGCGGAGCGCACGTCCTGTGCGAGAAGCCCCTCGCGACGACGGAGGCGGACGCCCGGGCCATGATCGACGCCTGCGCACACGCCGGGGTCGCCCTGATGACCGCCTACCCGGTCCGGTTCAGTCCCGCGTTCACCGCCCTGCGCCGCGCCCTGGCCGACGGCTCGCTCGGCGGGCTGGTCAGCGTCCACGGCGCCAACAACGGCTCGAACCCGGCCCGTTCGCACCCCTGGTTCGCCGACCCGGAACTTTCGGGAGGCGGAGCGCTGGCCGACCACACCGTCCACATCGCCGACCTCGTGGACGCCCTGCTGGACGGTGAGCAGGCGGCGGAGGTGTACGCCCAGGCGAACCGCATCCTGGACGACGGCGGCCCCACCCCGGACGTCGAGACCGCGGGCCTCGTCACCATCCGGTACCCCGGCGGGCTGGTCACCGCCGTGGACGCCAGCTGGAGCCACCCCCCGGACCACCCGACCTGGGGCGGCCTCGCCATGACCTGCGTCGCCGAGAAGGCGATCGTGGAGTTCGACGCCTTCCCCCCGCTGCTCGGCGGCTTCGACTCCACCACCGGTCGTGACCGCTGGGAGGCGGGCGGCGCGGACCTGGACGCCGCCATGCTCGACGAGTTCCTCGACGCCGTACGCACCGGCCGACGGCCGTCCCCCGACGGCGAGTCGGGCCTGCGCACCCTCCGGATCGTCCTGGCCGCCTACGAGTCGCTGCGCACCGGCCGGCCGGTCACGCTGCCGACGCGGTAG
- a CDS encoding cellulosome protein: protein MPRTPRRSGRFRGLMGAGVVTAALVGTALTVPAAQAATPQLTVDLGRTTGAVMHGANGALYGLSDDGVPGDSIVTPLHMTSIATKAPDGAQHPNGDALAVQPAFARGGGGDNLIYMQDIYAQWPYENLGLSDYLAKVDTMVRKVAARSDASTFVWVPFNEPDGNWYSGLGSSDTATYNSALSSFKSDWTTVYDKIRSILPKARIAGPNETHYDARLMGDFYPWAKANDVLPDMTTWHELDPGSLSHFEGTLSAYRALERANGISARPVNINEYGNRRDLSVPGQMVQWMSMFERNKVYADQAYWDVAGNLDGNVSQTNIPNGDWWLLRWYAGLTGKTAQVTPPQANVIDTLQGIASLDTGRKQAQVLLGGGTSGSANTVIQHIPDSFGRKVNVSVERTAWSGYEGAGPAPSVLARTTYTVAANGSVTVPLTGLDPMAAYRITVNPAGSGAPTAADVPWSATYEAENAALTSGTVYTQGTVSNPYGYATSGTKDVGSLNQADSKAAFTVDVPKTGRYDLDVFYGNQSGGPATQTLTVDGGSPQTITYTPTLNWTYRATAGASVSLTAGTHTLTLAKGTNEVTLDKIDLTASSGAETVYPATYADLTGKPSYDYSASGTAGAGALALKAGSAAAFDVYAPADGYYSVHTDYASDGAAKLTLDGATAVSLPSTRGRLTDKSARLYLSAGNNRVTAATSGSTTLTLRDLRVAAKGDTSGVTAYEAEDGTLAGAAVVASDSWASGGSYVGYVGNGSGNTLTVKVDAADAGRYVMNVRYANNQVAGSGNYNTNVVSRAARISVNGTARTVMFRNNYSWSSYWDLPVPVTLAAGTNTITFANADAYAPNIDRVTVAPLTG from the coding sequence ATGCCTCGAACACCTCGCAGATCCGGACGCTTCCGCGGCCTCATGGGCGCGGGCGTGGTCACCGCCGCCCTCGTGGGCACGGCGCTGACCGTGCCCGCCGCGCAGGCGGCCACTCCGCAGCTGACCGTCGACCTGGGCCGGACCACCGGCGCGGTCATGCACGGAGCCAACGGCGCCCTGTACGGGCTCAGTGACGACGGAGTGCCCGGCGACAGCATCGTCACCCCGCTGCACATGACGTCGATCGCGACGAAAGCGCCCGACGGCGCGCAGCACCCCAACGGTGACGCGCTGGCCGTCCAGCCCGCCTTCGCCCGCGGTGGCGGCGGCGACAACCTGATCTACATGCAGGACATCTACGCCCAGTGGCCGTACGAGAACCTCGGGCTGAGCGACTACCTGGCCAAGGTCGACACCATGGTGCGCAAGGTGGCCGCCAGGTCCGACGCGAGCACGTTCGTGTGGGTGCCGTTCAACGAGCCGGACGGCAACTGGTACAGCGGACTGGGCAGTTCCGACACGGCCACGTACAACAGCGCGCTCAGCAGCTTCAAGAGCGACTGGACCACCGTCTACGACAAGATCCGGTCGATCCTTCCGAAGGCCAGGATCGCCGGCCCCAACGAGACGCACTACGACGCCCGCCTCATGGGCGACTTCTACCCGTGGGCGAAGGCCAACGACGTCCTGCCGGACATGACCACCTGGCACGAGCTGGACCCGGGCTCCCTGTCCCACTTCGAGGGCACCCTCAGCGCCTACCGGGCCCTCGAGCGTGCGAACGGCATCAGCGCCCGCCCGGTCAACATCAACGAGTACGGCAACCGCCGCGACCTCTCGGTCCCGGGCCAGATGGTCCAGTGGATGTCGATGTTCGAACGGAACAAGGTCTACGCCGACCAGGCGTACTGGGACGTCGCCGGGAACCTGGACGGCAACGTCAGCCAGACCAACATCCCCAACGGTGACTGGTGGCTGCTGCGTTGGTACGCGGGCCTGACCGGCAAGACCGCCCAGGTGACCCCGCCGCAGGCCAATGTCATCGACACCCTTCAGGGCATCGCCTCCCTCGACACCGGCCGCAAGCAGGCCCAGGTGCTCCTCGGCGGCGGGACCTCCGGCTCGGCGAACACCGTCATCCAGCACATCCCGGACTCGTTCGGCCGCAAGGTCAACGTCTCCGTGGAGCGCACCGCCTGGAGCGGTTACGAGGGTGCGGGCCCCGCGCCGAGCGTGCTGGCCCGCACGACCTACACCGTCGCCGCGAACGGCAGCGTCACCGTCCCGCTGACCGGCCTCGACCCGATGGCGGCCTACCGCATCACCGTCAACCCGGCCGGCAGCGGCGCGCCCACCGCGGCCGACGTCCCCTGGTCCGCGACGTACGAGGCGGAGAACGCCGCCCTCACCAGCGGCACGGTCTACACCCAGGGCACGGTGTCCAACCCGTACGGCTACGCCACCTCGGGCACGAAGGACGTCGGCAGCCTGAACCAGGCGGACAGCAAGGCGGCCTTCACCGTCGACGTCCCGAAGACCGGCAGGTACGACCTCGACGTCTTCTACGGCAACCAGTCCGGCGGACCGGCGACCCAGACCCTCACCGTCGACGGCGGCTCGCCGCAGACGATCACCTACACCCCGACCCTGAACTGGACCTACCGCGCCACCGCCGGCGCCTCGGTGTCCCTGACCGCGGGTACCCACACCCTCACCCTGGCCAAGGGGACCAACGAGGTCACCCTCGACAAGATCGACCTCACCGCGTCCTCCGGCGCGGAGACCGTCTACCCGGCCACGTACGCCGACCTCACCGGAAAGCCCTCCTACGACTACTCCGCCTCCGGCACCGCCGGCGCCGGTGCCCTCGCTCTGAAGGCGGGCTCCGCGGCCGCCTTCGACGTGTACGCACCGGCCGACGGCTACTACAGCGTGCACACCGACTACGCGTCCGACGGGGCGGCCAAGCTGACCCTGGACGGGGCCACCGCGGTCAGCCTGCCCTCCACGCGCGGCAGGCTCACCGACAAGAGCGCACGGCTGTACCTGTCCGCGGGCAACAACCGTGTCACCGCCGCCACTTCGGGCTCCACCACGCTGACGCTGCGCGACCTGCGCGTCGCGGCGAAGGGTGACACCTCGGGCGTCACGGCCTACGAGGCGGAGGACGGCACCCTCGCCGGAGCCGCCGTCGTCGCCTCCGACAGCTGGGCTTCCGGCGGCAGTTACGTCGGCTACGTCGGCAACGGATCGGGCAACACGCTCACCGTCAAGGTCGACGCCGCCGACGCCGGGCGGTACGTCATGAACGTCCGCTACGCCAACAACCAGGTCGCCGGCTCCGGGAACTACAACACCAACGTCGTCTCCCGGGCGGCCCGGATCTCCGTCAACGGCACCGCCCGGACCGTCATGTTCCGCAACAACTACAGCTGGTCGAGCTACTGGGACCTGCCCGTCCCGGTCACCCTCGCCGCCGGCACCAACACGATCACCTTCGCCAACGCCGACGCCTACGCGCCCAACATCGACCGCGTCACCGTGGCGCCGCTCACCGGCTGA
- a CDS encoding ABC transporter substrate-binding protein → MRRAVSVLATACVLGLTATACSDSTGGTTADAPQGSVDPTASLKGVNLTMWVAQNSVSEPKQAIDAFEKATGAKITTEVIPDPYESNVPTKLASGVKPDLMFWQPTGSTLPFVQPAKNLLPLDNEDWVSKLGETEKSLGQVDGHRYAAIVTSPAVLGVYYNKDVFKKAGITSMPTSYDDMLADAATIKAKVPGVAPFFEVGGDKWPLQWQVQAQMTDLPQSFWDNLNKNKDSWTNKTIVDAITTYKTKVLDGGLAQKNYKTATFVDQGKAVMDGTAAMAVNVTALQSEIQATSSTAEMDKKLGWFPIANSSAKAEYSPDQTNGVVAFNTGDTKRQNAARQFMSFWLGPNYPAYIKANKLVSVEPSVPNPEGLPQTAIAQAKALSSAQGVFQVKALTAPDMHLALADMIYGKKTPREVAQAAEDQFKQVLKARGVSGF, encoded by the coding sequence ATGAGAAGAGCCGTTTCCGTCCTTGCCACCGCCTGCGTTCTCGGGCTGACCGCCACCGCCTGCAGCGACAGCACCGGTGGCACCACGGCCGACGCACCCCAGGGTTCGGTCGACCCGACCGCCTCCCTCAAGGGCGTCAACCTCACCATGTGGGTCGCCCAGAACAGCGTCTCGGAGCCGAAGCAGGCCATCGACGCGTTCGAGAAGGCCACCGGAGCCAAGATCACCACCGAGGTGATACCGGACCCCTACGAGTCCAACGTCCCGACCAAGCTCGCCTCGGGCGTCAAGCCGGACCTGATGTTCTGGCAGCCCACGGGCAGCACCCTGCCGTTCGTCCAGCCGGCCAAGAACCTGCTCCCGCTCGACAACGAGGACTGGGTCTCCAAGCTCGGCGAGACGGAGAAGAGCCTGGGCCAGGTCGACGGTCACCGTTACGCGGCCATCGTCACCAGCCCCGCGGTCCTCGGCGTCTACTACAACAAGGACGTCTTCAAGAAGGCGGGCATCACCTCCATGCCCACCAGCTACGACGACATGCTCGCCGACGCCGCGACGATCAAGGCGAAGGTCCCGGGAGTCGCCCCGTTCTTCGAGGTCGGCGGTGACAAGTGGCCCCTGCAGTGGCAGGTCCAGGCCCAGATGACGGACCTGCCGCAGTCGTTCTGGGACAACCTCAACAAGAACAAGGACAGCTGGACCAACAAGACCATCGTCGACGCCATCACCACGTACAAGACGAAGGTCCTCGACGGCGGCCTGGCGCAGAAGAACTACAAGACCGCCACCTTCGTGGACCAGGGCAAGGCGGTCATGGACGGCACGGCCGCGATGGCGGTGAACGTCACCGCGCTCCAGTCCGAGATCCAGGCCACCTCCAGCACCGCGGAGATGGACAAGAAGCTCGGCTGGTTCCCCATCGCCAACAGCTCCGCCAAGGCCGAGTACTCCCCCGACCAGACCAACGGCGTCGTCGCCTTCAACACCGGTGACACGAAGCGTCAGAACGCCGCCCGGCAGTTCATGTCCTTCTGGCTCGGCCCGAACTACCCGGCCTACATCAAGGCCAACAAGCTCGTGTCCGTCGAGCCGTCCGTGCCCAACCCCGAGGGCCTGCCGCAGACCGCGATCGCCCAGGCCAAGGCGCTGTCCTCGGCCCAGGGTGTCTTCCAGGTCAAGGCGCTCACCGCCCCCGACATGCACCTCGCCCTCGCCGACATGATCTACGGCAAGAAGACCCCGCGCGAGGTCGCCCAGGCTGCCGAGGACCAGTTCAAGCAGGTCCTCAAGGCACGCGGCGTCTCCGGCTTCTGA
- a CDS encoding carbohydrate ABC transporter permease produces the protein MTTIPAFAPARRRPLRWIQPVAVLFIAALTIGIPLWLVAVTSAKPQAEAIKPNLSLPHHVQAAANYQQSFDEGKIVQGFVNSLLVVAPSVVIVLLLGAGAAWVFARRKGRLVNAMYALSISGLLLPPAVITIVMELRQLGLAGTRPGMIGVYAGMYLSTSIFFMTGFIRALPEELEEAARMDGAGPLRVFLRIILPLLRPVIATATIMVMLFAWSDIFYAFFVLGGGAKATLPLNLYQVANAQLYLNNWHLIFAYVVMMSLPMVLVFVIAQRRIVSGITSGAVK, from the coding sequence GTGACCACCATTCCCGCGTTCGCCCCCGCGCGCCGACGCCCCCTGCGCTGGATACAGCCGGTCGCCGTCCTGTTCATCGCCGCCCTCACCATCGGCATCCCGCTGTGGCTGGTGGCGGTCACCTCCGCCAAGCCCCAGGCCGAGGCGATCAAGCCCAACCTCTCTCTGCCGCACCACGTCCAGGCGGCCGCGAACTACCAGCAGAGCTTCGACGAGGGCAAGATCGTTCAGGGCTTCGTCAACAGTCTTCTGGTCGTCGCCCCGTCCGTCGTCATCGTCCTGCTTCTCGGCGCCGGTGCCGCCTGGGTGTTCGCCCGCCGCAAGGGGCGCCTGGTCAACGCCATGTACGCGCTGAGCATCAGCGGGCTGCTGCTCCCACCCGCGGTGATCACCATCGTGATGGAGCTGCGCCAGCTGGGGCTGGCCGGCACCCGTCCCGGCATGATCGGCGTCTACGCCGGGATGTACCTGTCCACCTCGATCTTCTTCATGACCGGGTTCATCCGCGCTCTCCCCGAGGAACTGGAGGAGGCCGCGCGGATGGACGGCGCCGGGCCGCTGCGGGTCTTCCTGCGCATCATCCTGCCGTTGCTGCGGCCGGTCATCGCCACGGCGACGATCATGGTGATGCTCTTCGCCTGGAGCGACATCTTCTACGCCTTCTTCGTGCTCGGCGGCGGAGCGAAGGCCACGCTGCCGCTCAACCTCTACCAGGTCGCCAACGCGCAGCTCTACCTCAACAACTGGCATCTGATCTTCGCCTACGTGGTGATGATGAGCCTGCCGATGGTCCTCGTCTTCGTCATCGCGCAGCGCCGCATCGTCTCCGGCATCACCAGCGGCGCCGTCAAGTAG
- a CDS encoding sugar ABC transporter permease, whose protein sequence is MVDTATMDAIDATRAKDHAKGSAKSSAKDRERPPKRGRREGARGRANQPWWFALPALAVFGLFFLLPNLLNFVYPFTDWSAFHSKIGFVGLSNFRTILQDGSMARDIRITLEYAVLVAVFQNGFGLGLALLLERDSRFNRFFRAVFFLPVLISALAVGYLFRALLAQDGALNSVLSSLAGHHVDTPWLGSTTWTLVVVTLIHGWKWMGLAMLIYLAGLKSMPGDVLEAARIDGAGSWRTFWSIRFPLLAPAVTFNVTTALIGSMNTFDIVQATTAGGPGSETEVFNIYMFRIFGQGLYAQASAMSLVLFLIVVVLAVPVIVGLRRRENNQ, encoded by the coding sequence GTGGTGGACACCGCCACGATGGACGCCATCGACGCCACGCGTGCGAAAGACCATGCGAAGGGCTCTGCGAAGAGCTCCGCGAAGGACCGGGAGCGGCCGCCCAAGCGCGGCCGGCGCGAGGGCGCCCGCGGCAGGGCCAACCAGCCCTGGTGGTTCGCGCTGCCCGCGCTCGCCGTGTTCGGCCTGTTCTTCCTGCTGCCGAACCTGCTGAACTTCGTCTATCCGTTCACCGACTGGTCGGCGTTCCACTCGAAGATCGGCTTCGTGGGCCTGTCGAACTTCCGCACCATCCTCCAGGACGGGTCGATGGCCCGGGACATCCGCATCACCCTGGAGTACGCGGTCCTCGTGGCCGTCTTCCAGAACGGGTTCGGTCTCGGCCTCGCCCTGCTGCTGGAGCGCGACAGCCGCTTCAACCGCTTCTTCCGCGCGGTCTTCTTCCTCCCCGTGCTGATCTCCGCGCTGGCCGTCGGCTACCTCTTCCGGGCCCTGCTCGCCCAGGACGGGGCGCTGAACAGCGTGCTGTCCTCGCTGGCGGGACATCACGTCGACACCCCCTGGCTCGGCTCGACCACCTGGACGCTGGTCGTGGTGACCCTCATCCACGGCTGGAAGTGGATGGGCCTGGCCATGCTGATCTACCTGGCGGGGCTGAAGAGCATGCCGGGTGACGTGCTGGAGGCCGCCCGTATCGACGGGGCCGGTTCCTGGCGCACCTTCTGGTCGATCAGGTTCCCGCTGCTGGCACCCGCGGTCACGTTCAACGTCACCACCGCGCTGATCGGCTCCATGAACACCTTCGACATCGTCCAGGCCACCACCGCGGGCGGCCCCGGCAGCGAGACCGAGGTGTTCAACATCTACATGTTCCGCATCTTCGGCCAGGGGCTGTACGCGCAGGCGTCGGCGATGAGCCTGGTGCTGTTCCTCATCGTCGTCGTCCTCGCCGTGCCCGTCATCGTCGGCCTGCGGCGGAGGGAGAACAACCAGTGA